The proteins below are encoded in one region of Lactuca sativa cultivar Salinas chromosome 3, Lsat_Salinas_v11, whole genome shotgun sequence:
- the LOC111883217 gene encoding protein LATERAL ROOT PRIMORDIUM 1 produces MGMFVVAPSSHHLSDHAHAHSLNAPFSNASTATATALGVGVIPLITATPCLDEGMVGNRGIRGNNANTTSNSIQLWQSHPQQSYFKKSLVSDHGFCGGGSGVGSASTSGSTLTCQDCGNQAKKDCNHRRCRTCCKSRGFDCATHVKSTWVPAARRRERQLMPSTSGAAAGSSASTSVTKKPRLTSRTTTPSHTSTSNTTPPRSFDTSSSHHHQDPSFMQSLPVQVRAPAVFKCVRVTAVEDGDDEYAYQACVTIGGHLFKGFLYDQGAGTRDNSNIPNLSELHLGGGVGRNVGGSLSSQPLEPPPVYGSSGGGLLG; encoded by the exons ATGGGTATGTTTGTGGTTGCTCCCTCGAGCCATCATCTTTCTGATCATGCGCATGCTCACTCTCTCAACGCACCTTTCTCCAATGCTTCCACCGCCACTGCGACGGCGCTTGGCGTTGGTGTAATCCCGCTTATAACCGCCACCCCTTGTCTAGATGAGGGTATGGTGGGTAATCGTGGGATTAGAGGTAACAACGCGAACACTACTAGTAATAGCATTCAGTTATGGCAATCGCATCCACAACAAAGTTACTTCAAGAAATCGTTAGTTTCCGATCATGGATTTTGCGGAGGCGGCAGCGGTGTTGGGTCGGCGTCAACGTCAGGATCCACCCTGACTTGTCAAGACTGCGGAAACCAAGCTAAGAAAGACTGCAACCACCGACGGTGTAGAACTTGCTGTAAAAGTAGAGGTTTTGATTGTGCTACCCACGTGAAAAGCACTTGGGTCCCAGCTGCTCGCCGTCGCGAACGTCAGCTCATGCCATCCACCAGCGGTGCTGCAGCAGGTTCCTCGGCGTCTACTTCCGTCACCAAGAAACCTCGACTCACTTCGCGCACCACGACTCCGTCACACACTTCAACTTCAAATACCACACCTCCAAGAAGCTTTGACACTAGTTCTAGTCATCATCACCAAG atccaagttTTATGCAATCATTGCCGGTTCAAGTGCGTGCTCCGGCGGTTTTCAAGTGTGTGAGAGTAACGGCTGTAGAAGACGGAGACGACGAATATGCATACCAAGCATGCGTAACAATCGGTGGTCATTTGTTCAAAGGGTTCCTGTATGATCAGGGAGCTGGAACAAGAGACAATTCCAACATACCAAATTTATCTGAATTGCATTTGGGTGGTGGCGTAGGGCGTAATGTAGGTGGTTCTTTATCTTCTCAGCCACTTGAACCACCTCCGGTTTACGGTTCCTCCGGTGGCGGATTGCTTGGTTGA